Proteins found in one Sorghum bicolor cultivar BTx623 chromosome 1, Sorghum_bicolor_NCBIv3, whole genome shotgun sequence genomic segment:
- the LOC110434341 gene encoding glycine-rich cell wall structural protein-like — protein sequence MGRAPRGVWNMAFLGLAVAVVLAVAAEARSLEKQNLCGGGCGLGGGGGYGGGGGGGVGLGGGLGHGGGLGVGFGGGKGGGFGGGAGGGGGLGGGAGGGLGGGGGLGGGEGGGYGGGAGGGAGGGGGLGGGSGGGLGGGLGGGSGGGGGLGGGSGGGGGLGGGSGGGGGLGGGGGAGAGGGYGGGAGAGGGTGGGYGGGAGAGGGAGGGYGGGAGAGGGYGGGAGGGTGGGYGGGAGAGGGSGGGYGGGAGGGAGGGYGGGAGGGYGGGAGAGGGLGSGGGGGYGGGAGGGGGIGGGV from the coding sequence ATGGGGAGGGCGCCGAGGGGTGTGTGGAACATGGCGTTTCTGGGGCTGGCCGTCGCGGTGGTTCTTGCGGTGGCCGCCGAGGCGCGGTCCTTGGAGAAGCAGAACCTGTGCGGTGGTGGTTGCGGGCTTGGTGGTGGGGGAGggtacggcggcggcggcggcggtggtgttgGGCTTGGTGGTGGCCTTGGGCACGGTGGAGGGCTTGGAGTTGGGTTTGGAGGAGGGAAGGGTGGTGGTTTTGGTGGGGGTgcaggcggcggaggcggcctcGGTggtggagctggaggtggcttaggcggaggcggagggctTGGTGGCGGTGAGGGAGGTGGTTATGGTGGTGGTGCCGGCGGAGGTGCTGGTGGAGGCGGCGGCCTTGggggtggttccggtggaggtcTCGGCGGCGGGCTTGGTGGTGGttctggtggaggcggtggtctTGGTGGTGGttctggtggaggcggtggtctTGGTGGTGGttctggtggaggaggtggtcttggtggcggaggaggagccggggcCGGTGGTGGTTACGGCGGAGGAGCAGGTGCAGGCGGTGGCACTGGCGGCGGGTATGGCGGAGGTGCTGGTGCAGGAGGCGGCGCTGGAGGCGGCTATGGCGGAGGTGCCGGTGCAGGAGGCGGTTATGGTGGAGGAGCTGGTGGGGGCACTGGTGGTGGATACGGTGGAGGTGCAGGCGCAGGAGGTGGCTCTGGAGGCGGTTACGGTggaggagctggaggtggcgccGGTGGTGGCTACGGCGGAGGTGCTGGCGGAGGCTACGGTGGTGGTGCTGGCGCTGGGGGTGGCCTtggctccggcggcggcggtggttaTGGTGGTGGcgccggaggtggaggtggcatAGGTGGCGGTGTCTGA